The proteins below are encoded in one region of Sulfolobus islandicus Y.N.15.51:
- a CDS encoding MFS transporter has translation MRYRSLVETSRSKRYVRLLPMLFFLYIVNFLDRVNISYAIDAGMFQYLGVSAKEVGIIASLASSLFFVGYFIPQIFSNLGINRYGVRKIFLIAFLVWGIITIATGFVTSVSQVYVLRFLLGIAEGPFFAGVMFYLSLWFLKPERATANSFFTAAIPISGIFGSLIAGAIFATYGNYPGWRYLFWYEGMLAIFGGLLAYFILTDFPSDAKWLSNDERSALEQAFKEEEVEKVKVSWTKALADLNVILLAIVYFLGVTSLYGYSIWLPSIISFIGKVNATIASFLSIVPYVIASISLILIARYADRRQNHRFVTFAVFLVAGIGLALSAATQSIFILSFMLFAIAAIGIYSFIATFWAVPQGYLSGDAAAAAIGLINAIGNLGGIAGPIVVGFLKSYTGSFVDGIYVMALFSILAGVVTLLIRRS, from the coding sequence ATGAGGTATCGTTCTCTAGTTGAAACATCAAGAAGTAAAAGATACGTGAGACTACTCCCTATGCTCTTTTTCTTATATATAGTAAACTTTCTCGATAGAGTAAATATTTCCTATGCAATAGATGCCGGAATGTTCCAATATCTAGGAGTTTCTGCTAAGGAAGTTGGTATAATTGCTTCCCTAGCTTCATCATTATTCTTTGTAGGTTATTTTATTCCCCAAATCTTCTCAAATCTCGGTATTAACAGATATGGTGTTAGGAAAATATTTCTTATAGCATTTCTAGTGTGGGGCATAATAACTATTGCAACTGGTTTTGTAACCTCAGTTTCGCAAGTATACGTACTAAGATTTCTACTTGGAATAGCTGAAGGACCATTCTTTGCGGGTGTAATGTTCTATCTGAGTTTGTGGTTCTTGAAACCAGAAAGAGCTACTGCCAATAGTTTCTTTACTGCTGCAATTCCAATATCTGGAATATTTGGTAGTCTAATTGCTGGAGCAATATTTGCAACTTATGGTAACTATCCAGGATGGCGATATTTGTTCTGGTATGAAGGAATGTTGGCAATATTTGGTGGGTTACTTGCGTACTTTATTTTAACAGACTTCCCAAGTGATGCCAAGTGGTTAAGCAATGACGAAAGGAGTGCATTAGAGCAAGCATTTAAGGAGGAGGAGGTGGAGAAGGTTAAGGTTAGTTGGACTAAAGCATTAGCTGACTTAAATGTAATATTACTTGCCATTGTTTACTTTTTAGGAGTTACAAGTCTTTACGGCTATTCGATCTGGTTACCATCAATTATTAGCTTTATTGGTAAAGTTAATGCTACAATTGCTAGTTTTCTGTCAATAGTACCATATGTTATTGCCTCGATATCATTAATTCTCATAGCTCGCTATGCTGATAGAAGGCAAAATCATAGATTTGTAACCTTTGCAGTATTTCTAGTTGCTGGAATTGGTTTAGCATTAAGTGCTGCAACTCAGAGTATATTTATTTTATCATTCATGCTTTTCGCAATAGCTGCTATAGGGATTTACAGCTTCATTGCAACGTTTTGGGCGGTACCTCAAGGTTATTTATCTGGCGATGCAGCTGCAGCTGCTATAGGTTTGATAAACGCTATTGGAAATCTTGGAGGAATTGCCGGTCCTATAGTAGTGGGATTTCTAAAATCATACACTGGATCATTTGTAGATGGAATTTACGTCATGGCGCTATTCTCAATTTTAGCTGGTGTAGTAACATTGCTTATCAGGAGGAGTTGA
- a CDS encoding DsrE family protein has product MSDLYAIMVISGEDEKLYMAYITAIGYASSGNKVYMFFTMDGLRGVTKEIEKIQLPNVKPLSYYYENLIELGGDDIELTACEFGMKVKNVNHERLLDKVKISGVSEFALKSSEAKATLIF; this is encoded by the coding sequence ATGAGTGATTTATATGCAATAATGGTAATATCTGGAGAAGATGAAAAACTCTATATGGCCTATATAACTGCCATAGGCTACGCCTCTTCTGGAAATAAAGTGTACATGTTCTTCACCATGGATGGGTTAAGGGGAGTAACAAAGGAAATAGAGAAAATACAGCTACCTAACGTAAAGCCATTATCCTATTACTATGAAAATCTAATAGAATTAGGAGGTGATGATATAGAACTTACAGCATGTGAATTTGGAATGAAAGTTAAGAACGTTAATCATGAAAGGCTATTGGATAAGGTTAAGATAAGCGGTGTTTCGGAATTCGCATTAAAGAGTTCCGAGGCTAAAGCCACATTAATCTTTTAA
- a CDS encoding dihydrodipicolinate synthase family protein, with protein MRLEGVVVPLITPFLEDYSIDKEGLKWLVSYLSENGVNGIFVNSSVGEFASLTLDEMKLVTKIALDSRKSYSTLIFAGASTNFTEETIKLAKDFKDMGVDAIVVMAPYFFKVREKELLDHFSMIAEKVDLPIIIYNIPLFTGIDIPISVYKMLVSQHSNIIGTKVTLDSLIFFKKLISEIREIRKDFSILTGFDEYLLPLLYMGGNGGVMGLANAIPKLHLKVYESWKNGNLSDANKYWRNVLNLTDIYDYCNSYTASIKLLLKVLNMPIKNVVRPPLSICEEESKIRGMIKDLSSFLTNSK; from the coding sequence ATGAGATTAGAAGGTGTAGTAGTTCCATTAATCACACCCTTTTTAGAGGATTATTCAATAGATAAGGAAGGTCTTAAATGGTTAGTATCTTACTTAAGTGAAAATGGGGTTAACGGAATATTCGTAAATTCAAGCGTAGGTGAGTTCGCAAGCTTAACTCTAGACGAAATGAAACTAGTAACAAAGATAGCCTTAGATTCCAGAAAAAGTTACAGCACATTAATTTTCGCGGGAGCTTCTACTAACTTTACAGAGGAAACCATAAAGCTAGCTAAGGATTTTAAGGATATGGGAGTTGATGCAATAGTAGTAATGGCTCCATATTTCTTTAAGGTAAGAGAAAAAGAGTTGTTGGATCACTTTTCAATGATAGCTGAGAAAGTGGATCTTCCTATCATTATATACAATATACCCCTCTTCACCGGAATCGACATACCAATCTCAGTTTACAAGATGTTAGTATCTCAACACTCCAATATAATTGGAACTAAAGTAACCCTAGACAGCCTAATTTTCTTCAAGAAGTTAATTAGTGAAATAAGAGAAATAAGAAAGGACTTTTCAATACTTACGGGGTTTGACGAGTACCTATTACCACTTCTATATATGGGTGGTAATGGTGGGGTAATGGGTCTAGCCAACGCCATCCCAAAGCTCCATTTGAAAGTGTACGAAAGTTGGAAAAATGGCAATCTTTCTGACGCTAATAAATACTGGAGAAACGTATTAAACCTAACTGATATTTACGATTATTGTAACTCGTATACTGCATCAATTAAACTACTGCTTAAGGTATTGAATATGCCTATAAAAAACGTAGTAAGACCTCCTTTATCAATATGTGAAGAAGAGAGTAAAATACGAGGGATGATAAAAGATCTTTCATCTTTTCTCACAAATAGCAAATAA
- a CDS encoding helix-turn-helix domain-containing protein, protein MIRSYNVVLSHEDWTLLTDKYDEEDLRVLMKIRTPSFEKMEENIIAEAYVRDPLILNELINIIKSNNRVTRVKIIENVRTKNELRALILLSAKLRGGISELLMNKGAYYISERISNGLEKWSLVIDDKIFREIILPTLKEYTYSLKIIEKDDGNLVSVKNLLTSKEFEIIYKAYKMGYFDWPKKVDLKELSEELGISKAATLQALRRAMGKLIRNYVDNLV, encoded by the coding sequence GTGATAAGAAGTTATAACGTAGTATTATCGCATGAAGACTGGACTTTACTAACTGATAAGTATGATGAAGAAGATCTAAGAGTGTTGATGAAAATTCGTACACCATCGTTTGAAAAGATGGAGGAGAATATAATAGCTGAGGCTTATGTCCGAGATCCTTTAATACTTAATGAATTAATTAATATAATTAAGTCTAATAATAGGGTGACCAGAGTAAAAATTATTGAAAATGTTAGAACAAAGAACGAGTTAAGAGCTTTAATATTGTTGTCAGCTAAGTTAAGGGGAGGAATTAGCGAACTCTTAATGAATAAGGGGGCATACTACATCTCCGAACGAATTTCAAACGGGTTAGAAAAATGGTCCTTAGTAATAGATGATAAAATATTCAGAGAAATAATATTACCCACCTTGAAAGAATATACTTACAGTTTAAAGATCATCGAGAAAGATGATGGAAATTTAGTGTCTGTGAAGAATTTGCTCACAAGTAAGGAGTTTGAAATCATATATAAGGCGTATAAGATGGGATATTTCGATTGGCCTAAAAAGGTGGATTTGAAGGAATTATCAGAGGAATTAGGAATAAGTAAAGCAGCCACCCTACAAGCGTTAAGGAGGGCAATGGGGAAGTTAATTAGGAATTATGTAGATAATCTGGTCTAA
- a CDS encoding sulfurtransferase TusA family protein translates to MIEETTLIYAEDFKSLLDLENSYKLYKLSNIKKLDFGYICYLTIFRLKVECICKPRKDGLDIIEKNGRFIINITFQKESEERINVKISYRGILEKLLSSIANSIRKNLEEYSKYLIGKQKVENNLRISTLKPDKVVDLRGEECPVPEITLKRELMKANRGEIIEALTDNPAAVAHTIPEIIKLFNCRYEVLKYEDYVSFRILVLSNTINTDEYVKVIKEFNEARIRELIRDKKFMSFLYTYFVKFHKVEKVNDFKNYRFNCEKDICLVSSAPLGRGWLFTGLIKSNKMVCARIDTENETLLDYQALECLKKLAGETNVMYLSLD, encoded by the coding sequence ATGATAGAGGAAACTACACTGATTTACGCTGAAGATTTCAAGTCATTGTTAGACCTTGAAAACTCGTATAAGTTATATAAATTATCAAATATAAAAAAGCTAGATTTTGGGTATATTTGTTACCTCACCATATTCAGACTAAAAGTAGAATGTATATGCAAGCCGAGAAAGGATGGCCTTGATATAATAGAAAAGAATGGAAGATTCATAATAAATATAACGTTCCAGAAGGAAAGCGAAGAGAGAATAAACGTAAAAATAAGTTACAGAGGAATTCTCGAAAAACTCCTAAGTAGTATAGCAAATTCAATAAGGAAAAATTTAGAAGAATATTCAAAATATTTAATAGGAAAGCAAAAAGTTGAAAATAATCTTAGAATTTCTACTCTTAAGCCAGATAAAGTAGTAGATCTTAGAGGAGAAGAGTGCCCAGTCCCTGAAATAACGTTAAAGAGAGAATTGATGAAGGCTAATAGGGGAGAAATAATAGAAGCTTTAACTGATAATCCAGCTGCAGTAGCTCACACTATCCCAGAAATAATTAAGTTATTTAACTGTAGATATGAGGTCCTAAAATATGAAGACTACGTATCTTTTAGGATTTTAGTTTTAAGTAATACGATTAACACTGATGAATACGTTAAGGTCATTAAGGAATTCAACGAGGCTAGGATTAGAGAACTAATTAGGGATAAGAAATTCATGTCGTTTTTATATACATATTTCGTGAAATTCCATAAAGTTGAAAAAGTTAATGATTTTAAGAATTATAGATTTAATTGTGAAAAAGACATTTGCCTAGTTTCATCAGCACCTTTAGGTAGGGGATGGCTATTTACTGGACTGATTAAGAGTAACAAAATGGTATGTGCTAGGATTGACACTGAAAATGAAACCTTATTAGATTACCAAGCATTAGAATGTTTAAAGAAGTTAGCTGGAGAAACAAATGTCATGTATTTATCGTTAGATTGA
- a CDS encoding YeeE/YedE family protein, protein MPSMVLQPVLQESWALIYGLFALSGFILGWAAQRGNYCFVNAMTSIFTAKSYERFGALLILFGLSALGSGLLVAFGVIPAFDQYYYNYFAGWYILVGSIIFGFGAALAGGCNLSMLYRAASGYVQNWIELFGMMIGTYVFAIGIWPFQLYTMANGILSTTNGGYVEYLPYIIFHSISNMSVYITTLVVSLPLIFIGIYLQQYTKRKWAISSSLRINLPAARAYYNQNISTSGEEKVSLTKEIKDLILLRKPYGTNLTTIILALDLLLVFIVGAGYTFNYLVITSSDGGRFFEYLLMLGNVKLFLNTPWFNDSLPIVDPSTLMVIMLCIGAFSASYLSGDFKIRIPRNKSRLLIGFGGGMLVGIGVRMALGCNVGLMWTNFAQLGYDGIIFLFGMLLGVYLAIKVQERWL, encoded by the coding sequence ATGCCAAGTATGGTACTACAGCCAGTACTTCAAGAGAGTTGGGCATTAATCTACGGATTATTCGCTCTTTCTGGATTTATTTTGGGTTGGGCAGCCCAAAGAGGTAATTATTGTTTTGTAAACGCAATGACTTCAATATTTACGGCCAAAAGTTATGAGCGATTTGGAGCCCTTTTAATACTATTCGGTTTGTCCGCGTTAGGAAGCGGATTACTAGTTGCATTTGGAGTTATTCCAGCATTTGATCAGTATTATTATAACTATTTTGCAGGTTGGTATATCCTTGTTGGCTCTATAATATTTGGCTTTGGTGCAGCATTAGCAGGTGGTTGTAATCTATCAATGCTTTATAGGGCTGCTAGTGGGTATGTTCAAAATTGGATAGAGCTATTCGGAATGATGATAGGCACATATGTATTTGCAATAGGTATATGGCCCTTCCAGCTATACACAATGGCTAATGGGATTTTATCAACTACGAACGGAGGATATGTTGAATACTTGCCCTACATTATATTTCACTCAATTTCAAATATGTCAGTCTATATAACCACGTTAGTAGTTAGCCTACCACTAATATTCATTGGAATATACTTGCAACAGTACACTAAGAGAAAATGGGCAATCTCATCTAGTCTACGTATCAATTTACCTGCAGCTAGAGCGTATTATAATCAAAACATAAGTACATCTGGAGAAGAAAAGGTATCGTTAACCAAGGAAATTAAAGATTTGATACTATTAAGAAAACCATATGGAACTAACTTGACTACAATAATATTGGCATTAGATTTACTTTTAGTTTTCATAGTTGGTGCTGGATACACCTTCAATTACCTAGTCATAACTTCGTCTGATGGCGGTAGATTCTTTGAATACTTGCTAATGTTAGGAAACGTCAAGTTATTTCTAAACACACCTTGGTTTAACGATTCGCTACCAATTGTCGACCCAAGTACGCTAATGGTAATAATGTTGTGTATTGGAGCTTTCTCAGCATCATATCTAAGTGGTGACTTCAAAATACGAATACCAAGAAATAAGAGTAGACTGCTGATAGGGTTCGGAGGAGGAATGTTAGTTGGTATAGGCGTTAGAATGGCCCTTGGATGCAATGTAGGATTAATGTGGACTAATTTTGCCCAATTAGGTTATGACGGTATTATATTCCTCTTCGGAATGTTATTAGGAGTTTATTTAGCGATTAAAGTCCAAGAGAGGTGGCTATAA
- a CDS encoding DMT family transporter gives MRDKIILFLGGVAFGTAAIFVKFCTITPPFITFLRFLIAGILLLPFVSKRRRKIILKRFILPSLFLSLHMLFFVSSVFLTTIASSTILVSTSPIFAMLFKKKIDPFIIMAILGIFIMNFNTSFGYIFGNVLAILSAISFAIYTYFLSRLDYDSLSIIPIIYLISSIFMIPVLPFYGLGDINPISILAVLGLVLVPTLIGHGSVIYTANKLPISLVTSAELIEPVMATILAIPIFHQIPDTQELIGGTITLISIYFAFRR, from the coding sequence ATGAGGGATAAAATAATTTTATTTTTAGGAGGTGTAGCCTTTGGAACAGCTGCAATATTTGTAAAATTTTGTACTATAACTCCTCCTTTTATAACTTTTCTAAGATTTTTAATAGCAGGGATTCTTCTTCTCCCATTCGTGTCAAAGAGAAGAAGGAAAATCATCTTAAAACGATTTATCTTACCATCTCTGTTTCTTTCTCTTCACATGTTATTCTTTGTTTCTAGTGTATTTCTAACTACAATAGCTTCATCAACCATTCTAGTCTCTACTAGCCCGATATTTGCAATGTTATTTAAGAAGAAAATTGATCCTTTCATAATTATGGCAATCCTAGGAATATTTATCATGAATTTTAACACTTCGTTTGGATATATTTTTGGCAATGTACTCGCTATACTTTCAGCAATTTCATTTGCAATTTACACATATTTCCTTTCTAGACTAGATTATGATTCTCTTTCAATCATACCTATTATTTATCTAATATCCTCTATTTTTATGATCCCAGTCCTTCCATTTTACGGTTTAGGTGATATTAACCCAATATCAATATTAGCTGTACTAGGTTTAGTGTTAGTTCCAACTCTTATTGGCCATGGCTCAGTCATATATACTGCAAATAAGTTGCCGATCAGTTTAGTTACTTCTGCGGAATTGATTGAACCAGTTATGGCTACAATATTAGCAATACCTATATTTCACCAAATACCAGATACCCAAGAACTCATAGGAGGAACAATAACCTTGATTTCCATATATTTTGCATTCAGACGATAA
- a CDS encoding ZIP family metal transporter, protein MNYFQILLGLIAGGTVAIGAIIISKGKFNKTTIGYLGAFTGGILSYLALDTGSEAEEIVTNFLAVKDYPDFTVALILTSIGLIGTWLLLSLLEKNPSGEGLPVVVASALGFHNIGEGFAIAAALLSGSVAAAWAFTIGFAVHNATEGFAISSPTVMSKRVMGLKVLIPLSLLAGLPTTLGASIYYLGISNEIFLAFLNVVASASLVFVMIRININAASLLSGFKARFWTWLFIGIATTYGLEVLLDILGGGTF, encoded by the coding sequence ATGAATTACTTCCAAATCCTTTTAGGTCTAATAGCAGGAGGTACGGTTGCTATAGGAGCAATAATAATATCCAAAGGGAAATTCAACAAAACAACAATTGGATATCTAGGAGCGTTTACTGGAGGAATATTATCATATTTAGCATTGGATACTGGTTCGGAAGCTGAAGAAATAGTTACCAATTTCTTAGCGGTCAAAGATTACCCAGATTTCACCGTTGCCCTTATCTTAACTTCAATAGGACTAATAGGAACATGGTTGCTTTTAAGTCTTTTAGAAAAGAACCCAAGTGGTGAAGGATTGCCGGTTGTTGTGGCTAGCGCTCTAGGATTTCACAATATAGGGGAAGGATTTGCCATAGCCGCAGCATTATTATCAGGGTCAGTAGCTGCAGCCTGGGCTTTTACGATAGGGTTCGCTGTTCACAACGCGACTGAGGGATTTGCCATATCGTCACCAACAGTAATGTCAAAAAGAGTAATGGGGCTAAAGGTTCTAATACCACTATCCCTACTTGCTGGTTTACCTACTACCTTAGGAGCTTCAATATACTATCTTGGTATTTCAAACGAAATATTCTTAGCATTTCTTAACGTAGTGGCCTCAGCTTCCTTAGTGTTTGTGATGATTAGGATTAACATAAACGCAGCATCACTACTAAGTGGATTTAAGGCTAGGTTCTGGACATGGCTATTTATAGGTATAGCGACCACTTACGGACTTGAAGTATTGCTGGATATATTAGGAGGAGGGACTTTCTAA
- a CDS encoding ABC transporter ATP-binding protein, which produces MSVIDAINLTKRYGDIEVLHGLTFSIEEKSITLVIGPNGAGKSTLLKIIGGLINRTSGYISVLGEDPWNSNKIPRKVGIILDRPFLPPYLTVIDIVKEVSSEFSYPLSDAKRLLEDFNLVHFMKNKVRELSAGTKQKLQIVFSLIKNPEIIIADEPTANLDITSRYEVYNTFAVLREKMGLTVLISSHIPAEILAFSTHVLAINNGIMKFFGKVDKLLRNNFLEEFYIVVDNIGKALEALKDRRIEVIGNQIRISGNLAEISKILSNAGVRIFYVRNSIIDKSIKGETGWE; this is translated from the coding sequence ATGAGCGTGATTGATGCTATCAATTTAACAAAGAGGTATGGCGATATTGAGGTACTCCATGGCCTTACATTCTCCATAGAGGAAAAGAGTATAACCTTAGTAATAGGTCCTAATGGTGCTGGGAAATCAACACTGCTTAAAATAATTGGCGGGCTAATAAATAGAACATCAGGCTATATAAGTGTTTTAGGAGAGGATCCTTGGAATAGCAATAAAATACCAAGAAAAGTTGGGATAATATTGGATAGGCCATTTTTACCACCATACCTTACTGTAATTGACATAGTGAAGGAAGTCTCCAGTGAATTTAGCTATCCTCTCAGCGACGCTAAAAGGTTATTAGAAGACTTTAATCTAGTACATTTTATGAAAAATAAAGTTAGAGAACTTTCAGCTGGTACTAAGCAGAAATTACAAATAGTCTTTTCCTTGATAAAAAATCCGGAAATAATTATAGCAGATGAACCTACAGCTAATCTGGACATAACATCACGATACGAGGTTTACAACACTTTTGCAGTGTTAAGAGAAAAAATGGGCTTAACTGTACTCATATCATCCCATATACCAGCTGAAATTTTAGCGTTCTCAACTCACGTCCTGGCAATAAACAATGGAATTATGAAGTTCTTCGGCAAAGTAGATAAGCTATTAAGAAATAATTTTCTCGAAGAGTTTTACATAGTGGTTGATAATATAGGTAAGGCTCTAGAAGCGTTAAAGGATAGGAGGATAGAAGTCATAGGTAACCAGATAAGGATTTCTGGAAACTTAGCTGAAATTTCTAAAATCTTATCCAATGCTGGGGTAAGGATATTTTACGTTAGAAATTCTATAATAGATAAAAGTATCAAAGGGGAGACGGGGTGGGAGTAG
- a CDS encoding ATP-binding cassette domain-containing protein, translating into MRILSTQIPPSGGSAYIGGYNVTDDANKARKIIGYVPQEISVWTDITAYDNLLIYSKIYGIPSSERKEK; encoded by the coding sequence ATCAGGATATTATCAACTCAAATACCACCAAGTGGAGGTTCGGCTTATATTGGTGGTTATAATGTAACTGATGATGCAAACAAAGCTAGAAAAATAATAGGATACGTCCCTCAAGAGATAAGTGTTTGGACCGATATCACTGCATACGACAATTTACTAATTTACAGTAAAATTTACGGTATACCATCCTCGGAGAGGAAGGAAAAATAG
- a CDS encoding EamA family transporter, whose product MIPILPFYGIHDLNLISIFAILGLVFILTLIGQDSVIYTANKLPISLVTSVELIEPVIVTLLAILIYHQIPNLQKI is encoded by the coding sequence ATGATACCAATTTTACCATTTTATGGAATACATGATTTAAATTTGATTTCAATATTTGCAATCTTAGGCTTAGTTTTTATTCTCACATTGATTGGTCAAGATTCTGTTATATATACAGCAAACAAATTGCCGATAAGTTTAGTGACGTCAGTCGAGTTGATTGAGCCAGTGATTGTAACGTTGCTAGCAATACTAATTTATCATCAAATACCTAATTTACAGAAGATATAG
- a CDS encoding sulfurtransferase TusA family protein: MEDLTLRQPDEVLDVRGEECPVPEMSASKKLKKMKVGQMLEVLTDHEPAVHVTLPSLCKSLGYPFVVIRDNGLYKVRILKVK; this comes from the coding sequence GTGGAAGATCTAACTTTAAGACAACCAGATGAGGTTCTTGATGTTAGAGGAGAGGAATGTCCTGTTCCAGAAATGAGCGCGAGCAAAAAATTGAAGAAAATGAAAGTAGGACAAATGTTAGAAGTGTTAACAGATCACGAACCCGCAGTACATGTTACTTTACCTTCTTTATGTAAATCCTTAGGGTACCCATTTGTAGTGATAAGAGATAACGGACTTTACAAGGTGAGAATCCTAAAGGTGAAATAA
- a CDS encoding DsrE family protein: protein MVKKIAYIVESNLGSYILGQMVVPQLEENRHNAEVIGMFFIHDNVYILMKDNPLAERLGKLSRERGIYLQACDQCVYMRNLADKLIEEAKIGCFPDFYAKVLDTVDMIITI, encoded by the coding sequence ATGGTTAAGAAAATTGCCTATATAGTTGAATCCAATTTGGGTTCTTATATTTTAGGGCAGATGGTAGTACCGCAGTTAGAGGAAAACAGACACAACGCTGAAGTTATTGGAATGTTCTTTATACACGATAATGTCTATATTCTAATGAAAGATAATCCCTTAGCCGAAAGATTAGGTAAACTTAGTAGGGAAAGGGGTATATATTTGCAAGCCTGTGATCAATGCGTATACATGAGAAATTTAGCTGATAAACTAATAGAGGAAGCAAAGATAGGCTGTTTCCCTGACTTTTATGCAAAAGTATTAGATACTGTAGATATGATTATTACAATTTAA